Proteins co-encoded in one Deinococcus metalli genomic window:
- a CDS encoding aldo/keto reductase, producing MQHRTLGQDHLDVSALGLGCMGLNYHRGTTLPEGEAIQFLRTAVELGVTFFDTAEAYGPYTNEALVGEALAPYRDQVVIATKFANEYDAEGNHVGLNSRPEHIRQVIEGSLQRLRTDHIDLYYQHRVDPTVPIEDVAGTVKDLIQEGKVRHFGLSEAGADIIRRAHAVQPVTALQSEYSIWWREIEHNGVMQALDELGIGLVPYSPLGRGFLTGSITETSAFGADDNRSTLPRFAPEAIKANLELVALLREIAERKNASLAQIALAWLLAKRPWIVPIPGTTKRHRLEENLGAVSVDLTAADLTDIERAAAAVQIQGDRYPGEVKA from the coding sequence ATGCAGCACCGCACACTTGGTCAGGATCACCTGGACGTGTCCGCCCTCGGTCTTGGGTGCATGGGCCTGAACTACCACCGGGGCACCACCCTCCCCGAAGGGGAGGCCATCCAGTTCCTCCGCACCGCCGTCGAACTGGGCGTGACCTTTTTTGATACTGCGGAAGCCTACGGCCCCTACACCAACGAAGCCCTGGTGGGTGAAGCGCTCGCCCCCTACCGGGATCAGGTGGTCATCGCCACCAAGTTCGCCAACGAGTACGACGCGGAAGGCAACCACGTGGGCCTGAACAGCCGTCCCGAGCACATCCGGCAGGTCATCGAGGGTTCTCTTCAGCGCCTCCGCACGGATCACATCGACCTGTACTACCAGCACCGCGTCGACCCCACCGTGCCCATCGAGGACGTGGCCGGCACCGTGAAGGATCTGATCCAGGAGGGGAAGGTCAGGCACTTCGGGCTGTCCGAGGCGGGGGCGGACATCATCCGGCGTGCCCACGCGGTGCAGCCAGTGACGGCCCTGCAAAGTGAATACTCCATCTGGTGGCGCGAGATTGAGCACAACGGGGTGATGCAGGCGCTGGATGAGCTGGGGATCGGCCTGGTGCCGTACAGTCCCCTCGGGCGGGGCTTCCTGACGGGCAGCATCACGGAAACCAGTGCGTTTGGGGCGGATGACAACCGCAGTACGCTGCCGCGCTTCGCCCCGGAAGCCATCAAGGCCAACCTGGAACTGGTGGCGCTCCTGCGGGAGATTGCGGAGCGTAAGAATGCGAGCCTGGCCCAGATTGCACTGGCGTGGTTGCTGGCCAAGCGGCCGTGGATCGTGCCGATTCCGGGAACGACGAAGCGCCACCGCCTGGAGGAGAATCTGGGGGCCGTGAGCGTGGATCTGACGGCGGCAGACCTGACTGACATTGAGCGGGCAGCGGCGGCTGTGCAGATTCAGGGTGACCGGTATCCCGGCGAGGTGAAGGCATAG
- a CDS encoding DEAD/DEAH box helicase family protein — MSGIQKQVTQVVMEAMAAGPGVTVIRAAPGSGKTAGAVRAIVERLQDPPARIVWAVRETVAIRKGPTEKRKRPAGQSLASQTVAALNQAAGHECAQIILGQQHLSEKAYLAQFRWPLPVAVVSHAHLPLILQSGLEGSITQLRAAQAIIVDEDPLGALTLHGGLQPGGLRSLPLRRVVGILDAVTATAADRAAVARLARIEFGWSAADVSLAHQVQEFGVFPPGQSPTESGLRGAGFWQAAAPALALLKTSCAARNQLEDALAVHLRPGSANDPLGAGARQAVADFVVRELLADLVAWEAGTVTTRYGLVWKGGAAATYGKSLAWDLLQRVHVDRPVIVLDAYADEAQYRAVFGDMVQIVDVGHRPPLHVELAPGLALEPARLESRKARLVAQEVQAHAARSPQGQLLLVPKDVVPSVKGLLAEAATLAGAPAADVAVTHWYSGRGVNHFHGRDVRALTLPHLPLSHEVCTLSALYPLAAQAPERRALHRHHERAELLQLLHRGRQGQHPPGAAPRAILHGLPCALCPRAARTACRVQAEVHPQPCTQWDGGITVSPYHAAVPVKALSRNPTARATLAAVARDLHLLCGGVPLLALQAIGLVPSQAGLDPAQLYRATQILLRHATRKDLQTLAAWRARWLAQSGPHERRRLQVWPGTSQLRDNSHRLVEEVLCAAPWAWQRWRIARPPRRSPHVVWAVDETQADRALTVVAP; from the coding sequence GTGTCCGGAATCCAGAAGCAGGTGACGCAGGTGGTGATGGAGGCGATGGCAGCCGGGCCGGGGGTGACGGTGATCCGTGCGGCCCCCGGCAGCGGCAAGACTGCGGGCGCCGTGCGGGCCATCGTGGAGCGGCTTCAGGATCCGCCGGCGCGCATCGTGTGGGCGGTGCGGGAGACGGTCGCCATAAGGAAAGGGCCAACTGAGAAACGAAAAAGGCCGGCTGGGCAATCGCTCGCGAGCCAGACGGTCGCCGCCCTGAATCAGGCGGCGGGGCATGAGTGTGCGCAGATCATCCTGGGCCAACAGCACCTGTCCGAAAAGGCGTACCTCGCGCAGTTCCGGTGGCCGCTCCCCGTGGCGGTCGTCTCACACGCCCACTTGCCGCTGATCCTGCAGTCGGGGCTTGAGGGATCGATCACCCAGCTGCGCGCCGCCCAAGCGATCATCGTTGATGAAGACCCACTCGGGGCGCTCACGCTTCACGGTGGCCTGCAGCCGGGCGGGCTGCGCTCCCTGCCGCTCAGGCGAGTGGTCGGCATCCTGGACGCGGTCACAGCGACCGCGGCGGATCGCGCCGCGGTCGCCAGGCTCGCCCGGATAGAGTTCGGCTGGTCGGCGGCGGACGTCTCCCTCGCGCACCAGGTGCAGGAATTCGGGGTGTTCCCGCCAGGTCAGTCCCCCACTGAGTCGGGATTGCGTGGCGCCGGGTTCTGGCAAGCGGCGGCGCCGGCGCTGGCCCTGCTCAAGACGTCCTGCGCCGCGCGGAATCAGCTGGAGGACGCCCTCGCGGTCCACCTGCGGCCTGGTTCTGCGAACGACCCACTCGGTGCCGGCGCGCGTCAGGCCGTCGCCGACTTCGTGGTGCGAGAGCTGCTGGCCGACCTTGTCGCCTGGGAAGCCGGAACGGTGACGACGCGCTACGGGCTGGTGTGGAAGGGCGGCGCTGCAGCGACCTACGGCAAGAGCCTGGCGTGGGATCTGCTGCAGCGCGTGCATGTCGACCGGCCCGTCATTGTCCTAGATGCCTATGCCGATGAGGCCCAGTACCGGGCGGTTTTTGGTGACATGGTACAGATCGTCGACGTCGGGCACCGACCGCCCCTGCACGTGGAGCTCGCCCCCGGCCTGGCGCTGGAGCCGGCCCGCCTGGAGTCCCGCAAGGCGCGGCTGGTGGCCCAGGAGGTGCAGGCCCATGCCGCGCGCAGCCCACAGGGTCAACTCCTGCTGGTCCCCAAGGACGTTGTGCCGTCGGTGAAGGGTCTGCTCGCTGAGGCAGCCACGCTGGCCGGTGCGCCGGCCGCTGACGTGGCCGTCACCCACTGGTACAGCGGCCGCGGCGTCAATCATTTTCACGGCCGCGACGTGCGGGCCCTGACCCTGCCGCATCTGCCGCTCAGCCACGAGGTCTGCACGCTGAGCGCGCTTTACCCGCTGGCCGCGCAGGCACCGGAGCGCCGGGCCCTGCACAGGCACCATGAGCGTGCCGAACTGCTGCAGCTGCTTCATCGGGGCCGGCAGGGCCAGCATCCCCCTGGGGCCGCGCCGCGCGCGATCTTGCACGGCCTACCGTGCGCCCTGTGCCCGCGTGCGGCCCGGACGGCGTGCCGCGTGCAGGCGGAGGTTCACCCGCAGCCCTGTACCCAGTGGGACGGCGGAATCACCGTCAGCCCGTATCACGCGGCGGTGCCGGTCAAGGCGCTGAGCCGCAACCCCACCGCACGCGCCACCCTGGCGGCTGTGGCCCGAGATCTCCACCTGCTGTGCGGGGGCGTGCCGTTGCTGGCGTTGCAGGCGATCGGACTGGTGCCGTCGCAGGCTGGGCTGGATCCAGCCCAGCTTTACCGCGCGACCCAGATTCTGCTGCGCCACGCCACGCGGAAAGACTTACAAACCCTCGCGGCGTGGCGCGCCCGTTGGCTGGCGCAGAGCGGCCCCCATGAGCGGCGCCGGCTGCAGGTGTGGCCTGGAACGTCGCAGCTCAGGGACAACTCACACCGGCTGGTCGAGGAGGTGCTGTGTGCTGCGCCCTGGGCGTGGCAGCGCTGGCGGATCGCCCGGCCGCCGCGCCGGTCGCCCCACGTGGTCTGGGCCGTGGACGAGACACAAGCGGATCGTGCGCTGACGGTGGTGGCGCCCTGA
- a CDS encoding zinc ribbon domain-containing protein: MPPPDPHIHLRHPLYPTPTQQRELDALWALARQIWRVLAVHARLEADGQPQSLQEVAALVVAGAMPPTSRAARSVPRRTTAERRNELEAVARALGWRAHLGSSTLDGLVQAFGRSVRALGHVADPACISLNPPETFALTYRGLARPVDDLHVEIAGISGLVLAPVYLMPGPARLAVHAWQNAFFASLSTTRSDLEAALLTGDTDAGARYLAHLARYGPLELHLAAARSTPALGSPITLHLAQGVQLHRSVAGDEISWAFQLTHLSPPRHQALLAIDPGQRALWTWITAHHGQGQVPNPLAQTHPWQPGLPTPPDGLVRRSHDLRYAHVRRHQLLYATQLQPRLERALAHFLTFAGVAIEDTALARMAQRGLDYAPFVAFSGTRQYERFLTDLAQHDPARRIAVWVPPEGTSVDCSVCGLPDAMRYWRRVGRCRGCGVRLDRDVNGARNIYQRAAAMWPVTTLPWVPAALPRPRRRGTR, encoded by the coding sequence ATGCCCCCACCCGATCCGCACATCCATCTTCGACACCCGCTGTATCCCACCCCCACGCAACAGCGCGAACTGGACGCCCTCTGGGCACTCGCCCGACAGATCTGGCGTGTCCTCGCGGTGCACGCGCGACTGGAGGCGGACGGCCAGCCGCAGTCCCTGCAGGAGGTCGCGGCGCTCGTCGTGGCCGGGGCCATGCCACCCACCAGTCGGGCCGCGCGATCCGTTCCACGGCGCACCACGGCCGAGCGGCGCAATGAACTCGAGGCGGTCGCGCGCGCGCTGGGCTGGCGGGCGCATCTCGGCAGCAGCACGCTCGACGGTCTCGTCCAGGCATTCGGCCGCAGTGTGCGCGCTCTGGGTCACGTCGCCGATCCGGCGTGCATCTCGTTAAACCCGCCAGAGACCTTTGCGCTGACGTACCGTGGGCTCGCGCGGCCTGTGGACGACCTGCATGTCGAGATTGCGGGCATCTCGGGGCTGGTGCTCGCCCCGGTGTATCTGATGCCCGGGCCGGCCAGGCTCGCCGTGCACGCGTGGCAGAACGCCTTCTTCGCCAGCCTCAGCACCACCCGGAGCGACCTCGAGGCCGCGCTGCTGACCGGCGACACTGACGCCGGTGCCCGGTACCTCGCTCACCTGGCCAGGTACGGCCCGCTGGAGCTCCATCTGGCCGCGGCGAGATCCACTCCGGCGCTGGGATCGCCGATCACCCTGCACCTGGCCCAGGGCGTGCAACTCCACCGCAGCGTGGCCGGCGACGAGATCAGCTGGGCGTTCCAGCTCACCCACCTCTCGCCACCCCGCCACCAGGCGCTGCTCGCGATCGATCCCGGGCAGCGGGCCCTGTGGACGTGGATCACCGCTCACCACGGCCAGGGCCAGGTGCCCAATCCGCTGGCCCAGACGCACCCGTGGCAGCCAGGGCTCCCGACGCCGCCAGACGGCCTCGTCCGGCGATCCCATGACCTGCGGTACGCCCATGTGCGCCGTCACCAGCTGCTGTACGCCACCCAGCTGCAGCCGCGTCTCGAGCGCGCCCTGGCCCACTTCCTGACGTTCGCGGGCGTCGCCATCGAGGACACGGCGCTCGCCCGCATGGCCCAGCGCGGCCTGGACTACGCCCCGTTCGTGGCCTTCAGTGGGACGCGCCAGTACGAACGGTTCCTGACCGATCTGGCGCAGCACGATCCGGCGCGCCGGATCGCGGTCTGGGTGCCCCCGGAGGGCACCTCGGTGGACTGCTCGGTCTGTGGCCTGCCCGACGCCATGCGCTACTGGCGCCGGGTGGGTCGGTGTCGCGGCTGTGGTGTGCGACTGGACCGTGACGTCAACGGTGCGCGCAACATCTACCAGCGCGCCGCCGCGATGTGGCCGGTGACGACGCTCCCGTGGGTGCCGGCCGCCCTACCGAGGCCACGGCGCCGGGGGACGCGGTGA
- a CDS encoding phage NrS-1 polymerase family protein, protein MTVIQTAHADHLAASWPADLRGVRAYLPYRFVTRTSGRLGKRPCSAHGRWVDPFDRQYHLGFGQALDVLRQGGCDGVGIVLAMEPWRAGLPLVAIDLDGVVSGGEVHPAARELVARLDSYTELSVSGTGLHVLVAGEVPLAGRRGHIKDLEVEVITCGYVAVTGLRLPGTPATLNVRSRELAELHQTLFQAPTPPVRTVAVGVLDDELVLQRARAARNGRRFAALFDRGDLSSHGDDASRGDLALLAMLRWYTLDPVQLHRLWARSALHRPERWARPAHRDGRDYATVTVARALAFSGRVRSSHKGQP, encoded by the coding sequence GTGACGGTGATCCAAACGGCACACGCCGACCACCTCGCGGCGTCCTGGCCGGCCGACCTGCGTGGGGTTCGGGCCTACCTGCCGTACCGGTTCGTGACCCGCACGTCGGGCCGGCTGGGCAAGCGCCCGTGTTCTGCCCATGGCCGCTGGGTCGATCCGTTCGACCGGCAGTATCACCTGGGGTTCGGTCAGGCGCTGGACGTGTTGCGCCAGGGCGGGTGCGACGGGGTCGGCATCGTGCTGGCGATGGAGCCGTGGCGTGCTGGCCTCCCCCTGGTGGCCATCGACCTCGACGGCGTGGTGAGCGGTGGGGAAGTTCATCCGGCGGCCCGCGAACTCGTGGCGCGTCTGGACAGCTACACCGAGCTCAGCGTCTCGGGGACGGGGCTGCATGTCCTGGTCGCGGGGGAGGTGCCCCTGGCGGGTCGGCGCGGTCACATCAAAGACTTGGAGGTGGAGGTGATCACCTGTGGGTATGTGGCGGTCACCGGCCTGCGGCTGCCCGGCACGCCAGCCACGCTCAACGTTCGCTCCAGGGAACTGGCCGAACTTCATCAGACCCTGTTTCAGGCCCCGACTCCACCCGTCCGTACGGTGGCTGTTGGCGTGCTGGACGATGAGCTCGTGCTCCAGCGCGCCCGCGCCGCCCGCAATGGGCGCCGATTCGCGGCGCTGTTCGACAGGGGAGACCTGTCGTCCCACGGTGACGACGCCAGTCGAGGTGATCTCGCCCTCCTCGCCATGCTGCGCTGGTACACGCTGGATCCTGTACAGCTGCACCGGCTGTGGGCGCGCAGCGCCCTGCACCGCCCTGAACGCTGGGCCCGGCCCGCCCACCGCGACGGACGGGATTACGCCACCGTCACCGTCGCCCGCGCGCTCGCGTTCAGCGGGCGTGTTCGTTCATCCCACAAAGGACAGCCATGA
- a CDS encoding tyrosine-type recombinase/integrase has product MTVSTAIELYRGDLVGRAAQVASLHRDELKRRAVEAARDKNVAALWVITEAHLTSYGTTGARISPHTLRVYREAVQAFVAHAADQAVSLLNPDRTVGPLYLRRLEAAGRSPATVRVKLAGARALYRALRWAGATDVDPFIDAQAARDLTPAWDKRQPYSEDEVQRLLRAADPRMQALLLLCAHAGLRISEALALTWADVDLGARVVTVINGKGRKSRRVNMSRSLVDALETLGSGTGPVIGGGADAARERLGWVCRRAHVEPRGYHALRHYAGTRLLREGQSLDAAARHLGHASIETTRIYAKWADDGLKSVLSSW; this is encoded by the coding sequence ATGACCGTCAGCACAGCGATCGAACTGTACCGGGGTGACCTCGTCGGCCGGGCGGCCCAGGTCGCTTCCCTGCACCGGGATGAATTGAAGCGGCGCGCCGTCGAAGCGGCACGGGATAAAAATGTGGCGGCGCTGTGGGTGATCACCGAGGCCCACCTGACGTCGTACGGCACCACCGGGGCGCGGATCAGTCCGCATACCCTCCGCGTGTACCGGGAAGCCGTCCAGGCCTTCGTGGCCCATGCCGCCGACCAGGCGGTGAGTCTGCTGAACCCGGATCGCACCGTGGGGCCGCTGTACCTGAGGCGCCTGGAGGCGGCGGGCAGGTCGCCCGCCACCGTGCGCGTCAAGCTTGCTGGCGCGCGGGCACTGTACCGGGCACTGCGCTGGGCTGGGGCCACGGACGTCGACCCATTCATCGATGCCCAGGCGGCCCGTGACCTCACCCCCGCGTGGGACAAGCGGCAGCCCTACAGCGAGGACGAAGTGCAGCGCCTGCTGAGGGCCGCCGATCCCCGCATGCAGGCCCTGCTGCTGCTGTGTGCCCATGCGGGTCTGCGGATTTCCGAGGCACTCGCCCTGACCTGGGCCGACGTCGACCTGGGCGCGCGGGTGGTCACCGTCATCAACGGCAAGGGACGCAAATCTCGGCGTGTGAACATGTCCCGGTCGCTGGTCGATGCGCTCGAAACGCTGGGTTCCGGAACGGGCCCCGTCATCGGCGGCGGGGCGGACGCGGCCCGTGAGCGGCTCGGCTGGGTGTGTCGGCGCGCCCACGTCGAGCCGCGCGGCTATCACGCCCTGCGCCATTACGCTGGTACCCGCCTGCTGCGCGAGGGCCAGAGTCTGGATGCTGCGGCCCGTCACCTGGGGCACGCCAGCATTGAGACCACCCGCATCTACGCCAAATGGGCCGACGATGGTCTGAAGAGCGTGCTGAGCAGCTGGTAA
- a CDS encoding DNA-binding protein, which produces MEDVAPVAEALHAQGQRVTAATVRSVLGTGSLTTLTTLVREWETTQAASQAQATAAVAPSPLPPQVAQVLERATQDIWAMACEVADQRLQGERDHHLQQLAEAMAAQTEAAAFSDTVVAQVEDLTARITELNDQLAAALQREEQGAVERAVVVQELAAAREALQGATTRVAGLEAHTADLNTELQRLHEAQRVEREQLAAEREMERQQHAAALERVTQAADDRVAIEHARAASLEFELRSARETHDAAVTEMRGQLELAVREGAQAQGAATDLRTQLAAQTQLLAQAMAHRPDGQGTQAADTPRAPTDTAKPAPAPKRPPTRKRPPKA; this is translated from the coding sequence ATGGAGGATGTGGCCCCGGTGGCCGAGGCGCTGCATGCGCAGGGACAACGTGTGACGGCCGCGACCGTTCGCAGCGTCCTGGGGACGGGATCGCTGACCACACTGACCACGCTGGTGCGTGAGTGGGAGACCACCCAGGCGGCGTCTCAGGCACAGGCCACGGCGGCCGTCGCGCCGTCCCCGCTTCCGCCTCAGGTGGCGCAGGTGCTGGAGCGTGCCACGCAGGACATCTGGGCGATGGCCTGTGAGGTGGCAGATCAACGCCTCCAGGGCGAGCGGGATCATCACCTCCAGCAACTGGCGGAGGCCATGGCCGCTCAGACCGAAGCCGCAGCGTTCAGCGATACCGTTGTGGCGCAGGTCGAGGACTTGACGGCGCGCATCACCGAACTGAACGACCAACTGGCGGCGGCTCTACAGCGTGAGGAGCAGGGAGCGGTTGAGCGCGCCGTGGTGGTGCAGGAACTGGCCGCGGCTCGTGAGGCGTTGCAGGGGGCGACGACCCGGGTTGCCGGTTTGGAGGCGCATACCGCTGACCTCAACACTGAACTCCAGCGGCTGCATGAGGCCCAGCGGGTCGAACGTGAGCAGCTCGCGGCGGAGCGTGAGATGGAGCGGCAGCAGCACGCGGCCGCGCTCGAGCGTGTCACCCAGGCTGCCGACGACCGTGTGGCCATCGAACATGCCCGGGCCGCATCGCTGGAGTTCGAGCTGCGATCGGCCCGGGAAACCCACGACGCTGCTGTCACCGAGATGCGGGGGCAGCTCGAGCTGGCCGTCCGTGAGGGCGCACAGGCCCAGGGCGCAGCGACCGACCTGCGGACACAACTGGCGGCCCAGACGCAACTGCTCGCGCAGGCGATGGCGCACCGCCCCGATGGACAGGGCACTCAAGCGGCCGACACTCCCCGTGCCCCCACCGATACGGCCAAGCCAGCGCCTGCGCCGAAACGTCCGCCCACGCGCAAACGCCCTCCGAAAGCCTGA
- a CDS encoding DUF305 domain-containing protein, with the protein MNSPLVTLLTTLTLTSFATAQMNHANMTSTTGVTMMGGQGMAGSMGTMMRSMGGLDHLTGRSFDRAFLSMMIPHHQAAVQMSQAILKSTTDPQIKTWATAIVSDQNREIAQMTALLRAYGGPNTQMARQMMGMMGGMKSGAASTDKDQAFVQAMIPHHGSAIMMADMALMRSQDAAILKLAQGIVTAQAQEMVDFQQYLRQ; encoded by the coding sequence ATGAACAGCCCACTCGTTACCCTGCTGACCACCCTGACCCTGACGTCCTTCGCGACCGCGCAGATGAACCACGCCAACATGACCTCCACGACCGGCGTCACCATGATGGGCGGTCAGGGCATGGCCGGCAGCATGGGCACGATGATGCGATCCATGGGGGGCCTCGACCACCTGACCGGTCGCTCCTTCGACCGCGCCTTCCTGAGCATGATGATCCCCCATCACCAGGCCGCCGTGCAGATGAGCCAGGCCATCCTCAAGAGCACCACCGACCCGCAGATCAAGACCTGGGCCACCGCCATCGTGTCCGACCAGAACCGCGAGATCGCCCAAATGACGGCCCTGCTCCGGGCCTACGGCGGCCCGAACACCCAGATGGCCCGGCAGATGATGGGCATGATGGGCGGGATGAAGAGCGGCGCCGCGTCCACCGATAAAGACCAGGCCTTCGTGCAGGCGATGATCCCGCACCACGGCAGCGCCATCATGATGGCCGACATGGCCCTGATGCGCTCCCAGGACGCCGCCATCCTGAAGCTCGCCCAGGGGATCGTCACGGCGCAGGCGCAGGAAATGGTTGACTTCCAGCAGTACCTGAGGCAGTAA
- a CDS encoding winged helix-turn-helix domain-containing protein, giving the protein MPTILVVDDDPAILEILRAYLQAEGHTVFEAANGQDARALLPRADLAILDWMLPGVSGAELAQDARRDGLTLPLLMLTARGEEEDKLRGLDTGVDDYVVKPFSPREVVARVRALLRRAGVQAQVDHGGLRIDLRAHTVTLDGAPLELSRLEFDLLTALAHHPGLAWTRERLLERVWASDGSGTERVVDVHITALRRKLGDTSDAPRFIETVRGVGYRFRED; this is encoded by the coding sequence GTGCCCACCATCCTGGTCGTCGACGATGACCCCGCCATCCTCGAGATCCTGCGGGCCTATCTGCAGGCTGAAGGTCATACGGTGTTCGAGGCGGCGAACGGGCAGGACGCCAGGGCCCTGCTCCCGAGAGCCGACCTGGCGATCCTCGACTGGATGCTGCCGGGCGTCTCCGGCGCCGAGCTCGCACAGGACGCACGACGGGATGGTCTCACCCTGCCACTGCTGATGCTCACCGCGCGCGGTGAGGAGGAGGACAAGTTGCGTGGCCTGGACACCGGCGTGGACGACTACGTGGTCAAGCCCTTCAGTCCGCGCGAAGTAGTGGCCCGCGTGCGGGCCCTGCTCCGGCGCGCCGGGGTACAGGCCCAGGTGGATCACGGAGGACTGCGCATCGACCTGCGCGCCCACACCGTGACCCTCGACGGCGCGCCGCTGGAACTCTCCCGCCTGGAGTTCGACCTGCTCACAGCCCTGGCCCACCACCCGGGCCTGGCGTGGACGCGGGAACGGCTGCTCGAGCGGGTCTGGGCCTCAGATGGCTCTGGCACCGAGCGGGTGGTGGACGTGCACATCACGGCCCTGCGCCGCAAGCTCGGGGACACCTCGGACGCGCCCAGGTTCATCGAGACGGTGCGCGGCGTCGGGTATCGGTTCAGGGAAGACTAG
- a CDS encoding sensor histidine kinase, with protein MRLFPRLLLSHLLVIALVVAGIFISAELFAPRFYRAHVEEMVHAMGPTGATLRGDLERGMRLTLTRALWAALPLAALVAMGTAYVSSRRVLRSVQVLRERSMALAKGEYHQRLEETGQDELADLAHNFNVLAAALESVEQGRVELIGNVAHELRAPLAALRGYADALTDEVMTPGHASQAIGREVGAMERLVRDLSLVSRVEAGQVELHPGVVDVNAVLDALRERFELAFEEKGVQLGCSTDQRMSVWADRERVMQVLTNVLGNALRHTPPGGEVQLDVDRHQELLRLTVTDTGPGIAPEQLPRIFDRFYRADPARARVDGGSGVGLTIARGLAEAMHGTLTARSAPGQGTAVTLTLPVGPA; from the coding sequence ATGCGCCTGTTTCCCCGCCTGCTGCTGTCGCACCTACTGGTAATCGCGCTGGTGGTCGCCGGCATCTTTATCTCAGCAGAGCTGTTCGCACCTCGGTTCTACCGGGCGCATGTCGAGGAGATGGTGCACGCCATGGGGCCTACCGGCGCAACGCTGCGCGGTGACCTGGAACGCGGCATGCGTCTGACGCTCACGCGGGCGCTGTGGGCCGCCCTGCCGCTGGCCGCGCTGGTGGCGATGGGCACCGCGTATGTCTCGTCGCGGCGGGTGCTCCGCAGCGTGCAGGTGCTGCGCGAGCGGAGCATGGCCCTTGCCAAGGGCGAGTACCACCAGCGCCTGGAAGAGACCGGACAGGACGAGTTGGCCGATCTGGCGCACAACTTCAACGTCCTGGCGGCGGCGCTGGAGAGCGTGGAGCAGGGCCGGGTGGAACTGATCGGCAACGTCGCCCATGAGCTGAGGGCGCCGCTGGCAGCGCTGCGCGGCTACGCCGACGCCCTCACAGATGAGGTTATGACGCCGGGGCACGCGTCACAGGCTATCGGCCGCGAGGTGGGGGCCATGGAGCGCCTGGTGCGCGACCTCAGCCTGGTGTCCCGGGTGGAAGCCGGGCAGGTGGAACTGCACCCAGGGGTGGTGGACGTGAATGCGGTGCTGGACGCCCTGCGGGAGCGTTTTGAACTGGCCTTTGAGGAGAAGGGCGTGCAGTTGGGGTGTTCAACCGACCAGCGCATGTCCGTGTGGGCAGACCGGGAGCGTGTAATGCAGGTACTCACGAACGTGCTCGGGAACGCCCTCCGCCATACGCCTCCGGGCGGTGAGGTGCAGCTGGATGTCGATCGGCACCAGGAACTGCTGCGCCTGACGGTGACCGATACCGGCCCGGGCATCGCGCCGGAGCAACTGCCGCGCATCTTCGACCGCTTCTACCGTGCTGACCCGGCCCGCGCGCGCGTGGACGGTGGTAGCGGGGTGGGGCTGACCATCGCGCGCGGCCTCGCCGAAGCGATGCACGGCACGCTCACGGCGCGCTCGGCGCCAGGGCAGGGCACCGCGGTCACTCTGACCCTCCCCGTGGGGCCGGCGTGA
- a CDS encoding phosphatase PAP2 family protein has translation MTTDSLQHALHAAATGQPLLGHLAVFLASGLIAVLAAGFAALVWVYRGVLTRALAVRLVVSGALAVLLALLTGHLIHDPRPFIVDHYTPLAHASVDNGFPSDHTLVAALLAGWVAWLARRWVPVFVLGVLAVLLGRLAIGAHHTLDVVGSVLIAGVALGIAAALPLKGEWLTPLIARRPLTTA, from the coding sequence ATGACGACCGACTCCCTGCAACACGCCCTGCATGCCGCCGCCACCGGCCAGCCGCTGCTCGGCCACCTGGCCGTCTTCCTGGCCAGCGGCCTGATCGCCGTGCTCGCCGCCGGCTTCGCGGCGCTGGTGTGGGTGTACCGCGGTGTCCTGACGCGGGCACTGGCCGTGCGCCTCGTGGTCTCGGGCGCCCTCGCCGTGCTGCTGGCCCTGCTGACCGGACACCTAATTCATGATCCCCGCCCGTTCATCGTCGATCACTACACCCCCCTCGCACACGCTTCGGTGGACAACGGCTTCCCCAGCGACCACACGCTGGTCGCGGCCCTGCTCGCCGGCTGGGTGGCCTGGCTCGCCCGCCGCTGGGTGCCGGTGTTCGTCCTGGGCGTGCTGGCGGTGCTGCTCGGCCGCCTCGCCATCGGCGCACACCACACCCTGGATGTCGTGGGCAGCGTGCTGATCGCCGGTGTGGCCCTCGGGATCGCGGCGGCCCTCCCCCTGAAAGGGGAATGGCTCACGCCGCTGATCGCCCGGCGTCCCCTGACCACGGCCTGA